The DNA region CGTCACGCTCGCCATCGCCTCGTTCTGCGCCGCTTGACGGTCGGCCGCCTCGCGGGCGACCTGGGTGACGCGGTCGTCTTCGCAGCCGACGCTCGCCAGCAGCAGCATTAAACTCAGAAGCAGCATCCTTGGGGTTCGGTTCACGGGGCCTCCTCGGGTTCAAGATCAGGTTCAGCAGTCGCTCGAGGGCCCGCCGCAGGCGGGTCTCTCGCACGAGGCGTAACGCTAGCAGCACAACTGCTAGCGAGAGCGCCCAGACAATCGCGTTGGACAAACAGGCCTCCTTGGATCGCGGGAGGGGCTAAGAAGACGGCAGGCAGCCGTTCGGGGAGACGGGAGAGTGGGTCACGCAGAGAGAGGAGAGCGGCGAGATCGACTCCGATGGCTAAACCCCGCTCAAGTACTTATTGCGCAAATCCGGCGATTCTTTAGTGGGCTAGGCGTTGTTCGGCCGCCGCACGGCAACGCCCCGTGGCGTCGGCCGGCGGCTCGAACGCCACGTTCGTCGCTGCGGTGGTGACCACGTCGTTGGCCAGCGAGAGCACGCCGCGGCCGGACGAAGCAAGCCGGCCGCCGCTCGCCGGACGGTCCTTCGGCAAGTAGACCCCGCCGGTTGGGGGGCGTAGCGGACGCGCACCACCGGGCTGTGAGTGGTATTCGAAAAAGGTTCTTGCTCACTCTTGGTGAACGCTTGGGCTCGTTGCGAGGTGTTTGTTGGTCGTCGGAAGAGTCTGCGAGTCCACGGTGGCCGGCGGAGAATGCCCACCCACGCTCGGCGAAGCTCTCCTACGCCGCATTAAGAAAGCGGATCCGCAGCAGGTCGAAGCCCGCGCGGCCGTACATCTGGCGTTTGATCATCTTGAGTCGGTTGACATGGCCTTCCGTTTGACCGTTGCTCCACGGAGAAGTGAAGGCCATTGGCGCCGCGGCCAAGTCCCGGGATAGTCCATGGCGAACCGTTGGATCTCACGAGGCGCTGTCGCGCGCGGGGCCCGGTTCAGCCAGTCGTCGAACGCCTCGCCATCCTGAGTGCGCATCGCTTCCAGAAACAACCGGGCCAAGTCGATCGCTTCTGACCAGCTTTCGCCGAGTTGCGAAATTCGGAGCACGACTGATCCGCCTTCTGGCGTTCGGTCCTTCGGCGGCTGGACAAGAAGCCACGCCAGCTGGTCGGCGGACAGCCCCTTGGTGGCGCCGCCGCAACTGGCGGCGACCGCCGCTTGGCGGTCTCGGTTCGCGTTCCGCCATGGCGCTATCCTATCGCAGACGGCATCGTACGATCCTGGGTAACCCAGCGAGCGGATCTCGTTGTACAGCATCCGCCCGTTGTAACAGCCTTGTTCCCATCGCTGCTTCATGTGTTCGAGAAATGCGTCGGTAAGCCGCGTTCGCGCCGGTACGACACGCTCCGGGAAGGAGTCCGCCTCCACATATCCGCGAACAGTCACCGCGTGGATGCCAAGCAGACGGCCTATCTGCCGGTTGTCGAGCCCCTCACGGTGGAGCCGTCGCGATTCTTCGTAGCGATGTAGACGCTGTTGCCGGCGCGCCTTGCTGAGCTGCTCCTTGATCGCTTGTGGGTTCGTCGCGGTCGATGAGTCGCCTTGATCGGGCGCCGACTCGCTGAAGGCGACAGCTCGCCACTCGCGAGAGCATCTCCCCAGCCAACGCACCAAGGCTTCGCGTAGGTTGCAGAGCAGATGCCAACGATCGGCGACCTGCAGCGCATGGGGGGCCCCTTCGCTAGCCCCTTGCCGGTAGTACTCCCCCCTGTCCCGATTGATAATCTTCACCCCTGAATGCTTCGATAGCCAGGCACTCAGCGACTCTTTACTCCGCTCCGGAAGCAGATCAATCGGTCGGCGACGAACCAAGTCGCAAAGAATAGTTCCATAGGTCGCCCTCTTCCTGAAGGCGAAATCGTCTACGCCCAACACCTGCGGACAAGCTGGCTTCTCGTGTCCCGCCCGACGCAAGAGTCGGAGCAGGCTATCGCCGCTGGTCGCCATGCCGAGGCGGTTGGCCAGTCGGGCGCCTGGCAGACCACCGCAGGCCATGGCGATCGCCCGCAGCGCCTCCTCCGATCGCGTCGTCTGACGAGCATGCGGCTGAGCGACTTTCGGGAGACGCTCGGTGAAAACCCGCTGCTGGCGCCCAGCGTTCCGGCAGAACAGCTTCCGGCTGCGCCACACAAGCCGAACCTGCAGCCCGTGCCAAGGCAGGTCCTTCAAGTTCCGGACGCAACCGTTCACACCCCGTGCAGGAGCGACGGCGGGTCCCTGCGGTGGAGTTGTGCGGTGATCGCTTGGGTGAGGTAGGTTAACGGGTTGCGGGTTTGTTGTCGGCAGGTCTCGATGACGGTGAGCATCCGCTCGACGAAGCGGCTGCCGGCGGCGCTCTGGGTCCCGAACGAGAGCTTGCGCCAGATCACCGCGTGCCGCAGGGCCCGCTCGCTCGAGTTGTTGGTCGGCTCGACCCCCTCGACATCGACGAAGCTCCACAGCCACGCGCGGTTCTTGTGGAGCCCCTCGCACATCCCCATCAGGCGTGGGTTGCCGCTGAAGGCGCCCCGCAGCAGCAGGGCCTCGACCTCACGGCGGAACGGCGCCATCTTCTGCCGCAGGCCGCGGCGGGTGAGCGTGCCGTCCCGCACTCGGCGCCACCAACAGAACAGCGCCTCGGTCGGCCGCATCAGGTCGCGCCCCAACCGTTGGGCCTGGGGGTCGGGCGAGTCGATCAGCGCCTGAAAGTCCCGCTGAAGGTGCGCCCAACACCACTGCACGCGCTGGAGCATGAGGTACATCCCGCCTTCGGCGGACCTTCGGCTTCGCCCGGTCGCAGCCCACTACCCCTCGATAGTTCTCCCCCAACAGTTCGGTGATCGCATCGGCCTTGCGGTTGGGGCGGATCGTGTAGCAGGTGAACTCTCGGGCGACGCACGTCCACAGCCAGCTCTTGATGTCGGCCTGCTTGGACGGCGACTCGTCCATGTTCACCACCGGCTGGGCCGCGAGCCGTCCCCGGAGCTCTTCCCACGGCGCCGCCAGCGACGCGCTGGCCTGGTTCTGCAATTTCACCACCCAGCCCGCCGAGCAGGGCTGCCCCAAGACCTGTTCAAGGAACAACGCCGTGCGCCGCTTGCTCTGCCGGTAGCAGCCCATCAGCAGCCCAGCCAACGCCACGAAGTTCGGCCCCGCCTGACCGACCGGCACGCCGGCCGGCAGCGGGGCGCAGGTCGAGGTCCCGCAGCGGCCACACCTCAGCCGATGGCGCCGGTGCTCGGTGACAATCGGCCTGATCGGCGGCAGCTCCCACACCTGATGCCGCAGCGGATCGGGGTCTTCCCCCGCCAGGGACGCTCCGCACCCGCGGCACTCGGCCGGCTTGTGCGTCTGGACGTCGTCGCACTGATCGGTCGGCCGCAGCGGCCGCGTGTGCTTCTTGTGCCCCAGCTGCCCGCCCCGCTTCTTCTTGCTCTTGGGCTTCTCGGACGGCGGTTTGGCGTGGGGGTGCTCGCTCGATGGCGGCAGCGACGAGTTCCGCGGCGTCTTGCTCAGCCGCTCTTCGAGCTGCGCGATCTTCGCCTCAAGCACGGCGATCCGCGCTTCGTAGTGGTCGATCACATGCCGCAGCAACGCCCGGAAATCCGGCGGCAACGCGGACATCTGCTCAGGCGTAATGGGTGGCATGCCCTACAGCGTGCGCTAACTCGCCGACCGGCGCGAAGAGCCGTTATGCGACGGGGTGTGAACGGTTACCTACCTAACACAGGTTGTTAGATTCGGGCAACCAGTTTGAGTCATCAATCAATCACTGGCTCCAGCGAGCAATCGCATGGAAAGGGGGACGGCTCGCTCGTAGTTCGTGCGACTCATTGGCACGGTGTTCAGGTCGTGATTCAACTCGGCGAGGTCAATTCCCTTGAGGCCGCCGCGGCTGTAAAGCCAATGGTCGGCCATACGGATCAGCTCGGTGACCGACCCGGTCATGCTCCGGTCTACACCCATTGCATAACTGACGTCTCGGCACTGGTCGAAAAGCCCCGTTGCCTGCTCGCTAGCGAAGCCCTCGTCGAGCAGTAGCCTGAACAGTCCGTCTCGGAAGAGGTCGTCGAGCTGGCGGAGTTCGGCGCGGGTGACGGCCAGCCGCGTGAAGCAGAGCAAAGACTTTTCGGCTGCGAACAGGACGCACTTCTTGCGGTCGAAGAAAAACAGGTGGGCGTACCAGTCGCCAAGAATCGATTTGGCCGCCCCCGTCTTAGCTAGGTCGGCCGGCTTGAGTCCCATCTCTTTCCGCAGCCTGGCGGTGCAGCGAATTTGCGTCATCGTTCGAGGGACTCCTCTCCGGTCTCTTCCTCAAGCGCCTCGTGGGTGAACATCCAGCGGACGATTTCATGGATTTTCGTGCTGCTGGGACCGTTGAGCGCATTGCCATACTTGGGGTCGTAGTGCTGGCAGTAGTCCGCCGCCAGCTTGTACCCTTCGGCGGGATGCGGGCGACGGCTGAGGGCGATCGTAAGCCCCTTTTCAATCAGCAGCAGTTGCCAATTGTCGACGATACGAATGCGACCCCACCGGTCGGT from Pirellulimonas nuda includes:
- a CDS encoding DUF6933 domain-containing protein codes for the protein MTQIRCTARLRKEMGLKPADLAKTGAAKSILGDWYAHLFFFDRKKCVLFAAEKSLLCFTRLAVTRAELRQLDDLFRDGLFRLLLDEGFASEQATGLFDQCRDVSYAMGVDRSMTGSVTELIRMADHWLYSRGGLKGIDLAELNHDLNTVPMSRTNYERAVPLSMRLLAGASD
- a CDS encoding IS66 family transposase; this encodes MYLMLQRVQWCWAHLQRDFQALIDSPDPQAQRLGRDLMRPTEALFCWWRRVRDGTLTRRGLRQKMAPFRREVEALLLRGAFSGNPRLMGMCEGLHKNRAWLWSFVDVEGVEPTNNSSERALRHAVIWRKLSFGTQSAAGSRFVERMLTVIETCRQQTRNPLTYLTQAITAQLHRRDPPSLLHGV